Within Marispirochaeta aestuarii, the genomic segment TATATCGCCCCCAGGGAAACGGCCCTGGTGACGACAGCATCGTCGACCTGCGAGCTGATCGGCTTTCTGGCCCTGAAGATGCGATGTCTTCGGGATCGTTTCGAGGAGATCGACGGGGAAGACCTCTTCAGCCGGAACTTTGTTCTGGCCGTTCTCACCGGAATTGTCGGGGACTCGAAGATGGGGAAGTTCATAAAAAACCACCGGGAGCGCTGGTTTTACAAACTCTTCTCCTCCCGTTTTTCCCGCATGCTCAGCGAGAAGACCCATCAGACCTCATCGAACCTCTCCTCCATGGAGGACATCTTCAAGGAGATCACCAGGCTCTCCCAGCTGGAAGAGCGATGTTTCAAGTACTTCATGAAATACAGACAGAGCCGGGGCTGTATTGCCTACACCGTCCTCGATGAAGAGATGACAAGTCCCCTCCCGGAGGAGACCGATATTGATCTCTTCGTCGCCACCGCCCGTTCGGTGGCGGATGCCCTGGCGGAAGAGAGCGGCTGCCTGGGAATGGTGGCCTACCACGACCCTCCGGAGGTTTCGGATCTTATCCAGTTTCGTATACGTCGCAGCCACTCCTTCCAGAATTTCGACCTGCGGGAAATTCTCTCCGCCGCCGGAATCGAGAACGGCGGCGGCCACGAAGGAGCCATCGGATTCCGGATTCCCAAAAAGGAGATATCGGACATCCGGGAATACTGCAGTCACCTTACAGATATCATCATCGGTTTATTTACACCCCCTCAGGGCAAAGTAAAATAGCCCGGAAGGCTGTGGTATACTGGGGTATGAGCACCGGACAGATCCCTCATGCATTTCCCTCCCCCAGACACAGACCACCGGAAGCAGGCAGCCTGTATGAGGCACCTGAACGGCTTCTGTCGACGATATCCTCCAGGACAGGGCAGATTCCCGCGGTACTGAACATTGTCGCCCCCATTGGATACGGAAAAACAAATCTGGCCGCCGCGGTCTGCCGTTCCCTTTTTTCCAGGAGTATATGGCTCAGCCTGACAGAAGGATGTGCCGATGAGCTGACCTTTAATTCCGACCTGCTCCTGTCAATCAGGGAGGCCGGACTTCCTGTTACGGGACATCAGGACCTTAGCGACGTTTTTCAACAACAAAGCCCGGTCTGCCTGGTCCTGGACAATCTGCATCTGCTGCCCCGGGGGACCTCCGGATTTGTTCTGGAGTTTTTCGCGTCCCTGCCGGAGAACAGCCTGATGGTTCTCTGTGCCGACGAGGACCACAGTCTTCCGCTTTCCCGCCTCAGGATCGACGATCGTGTTCTGGAAATTCGTATTGAAGATTTAACAGCCACAAAGGATGAACTCGCGGCGTTCTTTGTCCGCCTCGGATCTTCTCCGTCGGAGGAGGACCTGGAGCTTATTCTGCAGAAGACCGGGGGATGGTGGGCCTGTATCCGTCTTTGTGCGATCAGCTGGCGCCAGCTCGATGCGGCAGGCAGAAAGGCGTTTCTGAACCAGTTCAGGGCCACGGACCGCTTTATCCGGGAGTTCCTGACCGAAAACATCGATACCCATCTTGCTCCGGAACACCTGGATTTTTTACGGACCATTTCAGTCTGCACCCATATCAGAACCGAACTTGCATCCCGGCTTTGCGGGATCCCGGAGGATCGTATCCGGACTCTTGTACAGGAACTTGCGTCCCGCTTCATTCTGCTTCCCATCGGTCACGGCTGGTACCGACTTCCGGTCATTCTCAAGCAGCACTACTGTGCGGAACTCGACAGAAGCAGCCGGGAGAATCTGCACCGCAGGGCATCCGGGTGGTTCCAGTTACAGCATATGCCGAAACTGGCCTCCCATCATCTTCAGAAAGCCGGAATACAGTCTCCCCTGGCTCCCAGGGAAACGGAGATCCTCCTCCAGGCAGCTCAGGGTCTGAGCAATGCGGAGATCGGTGAACGCCTCTTTATCAGCCAGGGTACGGTAAAGTGGCACATGAACAGGATCCTGGAAAAACTCGACTGCAGCAACCGGACCGCTGCAGTTGAAACCGCAAGAAGAAACGGTTTTATCTCCGGCTGAAACAAACATAAATCCTAACCGTACTCCTGCCTTTGGATAGGTGCCCTCCTCATCCCCGGAGAAGTACACTCCCATACAGGGAGACGCGGGAATGAACGCCAGTCGTAAACGGTCCTATCAGATTCTCGCAGAGGGAACAATAACCCGGATAGAAGATGAACGGCTTTCGTCATGGATATTCCAGTCCCTGGAGGATGGAAAAACCCTCATGACCGGGCCGCAAATCGACAGTTCCGGCCTCTACGGAATTCTGTCGGCCCTGCGGGACAGCGGAATCGTGCTCCTGGGAATCAGAGAAGTCAAACCACCCCACAGAACAGGAGGAGACAGAAAATGAAGCATTCAATTTTCATCGCTGCATGTATTGCAGCCGTATCACTGATGGCAGGCTGCGCCAGCTTTACAGGGACCATCCCCATAGAAAGCGATGCACCAGAGGCGTTCTATATCTCACCCAAAAACGCCGACGGAATCAAGGACAGCCTGGCAATAGCGCTGGATTTCCCGGAAATAAAGGGACTGACAATCTCTTTCTATGAGTATTCGATTCAGCGTGACGACGGATCTTCGTTCTACAGTTAT encodes:
- a CDS encoding helix-turn-helix transcriptional regulator produces the protein MSTGQIPHAFPSPRHRPPEAGSLYEAPERLLSTISSRTGQIPAVLNIVAPIGYGKTNLAAAVCRSLFSRSIWLSLTEGCADELTFNSDLLLSIREAGLPVTGHQDLSDVFQQQSPVCLVLDNLHLLPRGTSGFVLEFFASLPENSLMVLCADEDHSLPLSRLRIDDRVLEIRIEDLTATKDELAAFFVRLGSSPSEEDLELILQKTGGWWACIRLCAISWRQLDAAGRKAFLNQFRATDRFIREFLTENIDTHLAPEHLDFLRTISVCTHIRTELASRLCGIPEDRIRTLVQELASRFILLPIGHGWYRLPVILKQHYCAELDRSSRENLHRRASGWFQLQHMPKLASHHLQKAGIQSPLAPRETEILLQAAQGLSNAEIGERLFISQGTVKWHMNRILEKLDCSNRTAAVETARRNGFISG